A window of the Besnoitia besnoiti strain Bb-Ger1 chromosome VI, whole genome shotgun sequence genome harbors these coding sequences:
- a CDS encoding WD domain, G-beta repeat-containing protein (encoded by transcript BESB_064580) → MRLSKSASSSGASQGRVRPCSSYSRTSRAPEDALELPVWQYVFLRRAAVRDRVQSRWFRDVLASYSSVAEENVHLLVANASALSPFASGAGLQVPPFGPRPFDGGPPASSSRTSPRVKGSDAPSPGALEAGAQEEAAGGVDMGRVIGALEIRLAETLRRMDAAEGSAAALTAKLEQTRNQLEEKVLESDVLRRLVGEREEELGDREAELGEARKACAFLQNERSQLQAALQMAQQEVMEKALENERYLRELLRYKEAEATRLNEMQQLYVSIMEKQKKREPESRGRSAAGGEEEEARRALLLLSSLERAASPGDAGAPVSPQDSGEQGPPHCAHSSHSHDASSPAAGGASRDGRSEPRSGGSGISTLTQLLSLSASWGRAKAPVSDSQTSSSSQGTTSTSSPKPVAGAGGGGFLARDGSGSAAAGGSSGPASSTRRIPSFGGAHGATDPDRPQGKRGGEPGSETPLPSARLEGDTALDCARRDWDSCRPPTRVHKSLLAHRGSVHACCAVPHVWGAEALPFQRGPRLFEKGLGCADHELLLTCGQDGFLALVDATAPALLYSFLVSPSKAPLLCVDAVPDQRIALVAAADVSLYTVNACSQRVVSTLKGHSGRITACGFLRSVAHSQTPGKGSAARGLGGAGALMTGAGGPNSATLWSCSLDRTVRLWDARRSACVKTTSLNSAVTMGAVSPDGEWLATAHQNGSVSLLNVRTEKCARVASLQLHEDAATGVAFDPRGCLLATQGKDNQVKIVDVRMWKELTILLHIEMRYNLIQTSPVFSRGEGAFVAAAAGPHVCCWALQNDASAWGVTGPGMMAGHGAGVQAMQAGRTGGLRRERASEARPEVVLRTQMTDVTCLNWQLRRGLVTGGRDGSVVLWEHE, encoded by the coding sequence ATGCGACTTTCGaagagcgcctcctcgtcgggGGCTTCTCAGGGGCGCGTGCGGCCGTGCTCTTCTTATTCGCGGacgtcgcgggcgccagagGACGCCCTGGAGCTCCCTGTGTGGCAGTATGTCTTcctgcggcgagccgcggttCGCGACAGGGTGCAGTCGCGCTGGTTTCGGGACGTGTTGGCCTCGTACAGCTCGGTTGCCGAAGAAAACGTGCATCTGCTTGTTGCCAACGCCTCCGCGTTGTCGCCCTTCGCGTCCGGCGCCGGTCTGCAGGTCCCACCCTTCGGCCCTCGCCCGTTCGATGGCGGTCCCCCCGCAAGTTCGAGTCGCACCTCGCCTCGCGTGAAGGGCTCCGACGCCCCCAGCCccggcgcgctcgaggccggcgcgcaggaggaggccgctggAGGCGTCGACATGGGACGCGTGATCGGCGCGCTTGAAATCCGCCTCGCGGAGACTTTGCGGCGGATGGATGCGGCCGAGgggagcgcagcggcgctgacTGCGAAGCTCGAGCAAACGCGAAACCAGCTGGAGGAGAAAGTTCTTGAGAGCGACGTACTGCGGCGGCTGGttggcgagcgcgaagaagagctgGGGGACCGCGAAGCGGAGCTCGGGGAGGCCCGGAAGGCCTGCGCGTTTCTGCAGAACGAGAGAAGCCAGTTGCAGGCTGCGCTGCAAATGGCGCAGCAAGAAGTGATGGAAAAGGCTCTCGAGAACGAGCGCTATCTCAGGGAGCTCTTGAGGTAtaaggaggcagaggcgacgcgcctgaaTGAGATGCAGCAGCTGTACGTCTCCATCatggagaagcagaagaagcgtgAACCGGAGTCGCGCGGAAGATCTGCAGCGggtggagaggaggaggaagcgcgacgcgcacttcttctcctctcgagTCTCGAGCGGGCCGCGTCCccaggagacgccggcgcaccAGTCTCCCCGCAGGACAGCGGCGAGCAGGGGCCTCCACACTGCGCGCACAGCTCACACAGCCACGACGCCTCTTCGCCAGCCGCAGGTGGCGCCAGCAGGGACGGCAGAAGCGAACCTAGAAGCGGGGGTTCGGGCATCAGCACTCTCACGCAGCTCCTGTCCCTGTCTGCGAGCTGGGGCCGAGCGAAGGCCCCGGTGTCAGACTCTCAAACGAGTTCCTCAAGCCAGGGAACGACCTCAACAAGCTCTCCGAAGCCagtggcgggcgcgggtgGGGGAGGATTCCTCGCGAGGGACGGCTCGGGTtcggccgctgcgggcggGTCGTCCGgtcccgcctcctcgacgcggcggatTCCGTCGTTCGGGGGCGCGCACGGAGCGACAGACCCCGATCGACCTCAAgggaagagaggaggcgagcctgGGTCTGAGACACCACTCCCGTCGGCGAGGTTGGAAGGCGACACCGCCCTCGACTGCGCACGACGAGACTGGGATTCGTGCCGTCCGCCCACGCGCGTTCACAAGTCGCTTCTGGCTCACCGCGGGAGTGTGCATGCGTGCTGTGCGGTGCCGCACGTCTGGGGTGCGGAGGCTTTGCCTTTCCAGCGCGGGCCGCGGCTTTTCGAAAAGGGTTTGGGCTGCGCCGATCACGAGCTGCTTCTGACCTGTGGTCAGGACGGTTTTCTGGCGCTTGTGGACGCTACGGCCCCGGCGCTGCTGTACTCGTTTCTCGTCTCGCCATCCAAGgcgccgctcctctgcgTTGATGCGGTGCCGGATCAGCGCAttgcgctcgtcgccgcagcagacgtgAGCCTGTATACTGTCAACGCGTGCAGTCAGCGGGTAGTTTCGACGCTGAAGGGACATAGCGGACGCATCACTGCGTGCGGCTTTCTGCGTTCTGTCGCGCACTCCCAGACACCCGGGAAgggctctgcggcgaggggcctcggcggcgccggcgcgctcatgaccggcgccggcggcccgAATTCGGCGACGCTATGGAGTTGCAGCCTAGACAGAACAGTGCGCCTCTgggacgcgcggcgaagcgcgtgcGTCAAGACAACCAGTTTGAACAGTGCAGTGACTATGGGCGCCGTTTCTCCAGATGGAGAGTGGCTGGCGACTGCTCATCAGAACGGCAGCGTGTCTCTGTTGAACGTCCGCACAGAAAAGTGTGCACGCGTTGCCTCTCTCCAGCTgcacgaggacgcggcgaccgGAGTCGCATTCGACCCTAGGGGATGTCTCCTTGCGACGCAGGGGAAAGACAACCAGGTGAAAATTGTCGATGTGCGAATGTGGAAGGAACTCACAATTCTGCTCCATATCGAAATGCGGTACAATCTCATTCAGACTTCGCCGGTCTTCTCAAGGGGAGAAGGAGCCTTcgtcgcagcagccgcaggtcCGCACGTCTGCTGTTGGGCTTTGCAGAATGACGCTTCAGCCTGGGGGGTCACAGGGCCTGGGATGATGGCAGGCcacggcgccggcgttcAGGCGATGCAGGCAGGACGCACCGGCGGGTTGCGTAGAGAGAGAGCATCTGAAGCGCGGCCAGAAGTCGTCCTGCGGACTCAAATGACAGATGTGACCTGCCTCAACTGGCAGCTTCGCAGGGGGCTCGTAACAGGGGGCAGGGACGGATCTGTCGTACTATGGGAGCACGAGTAG
- a CDS encoding microneme protein MIC17A (encoded by transcript BESB_064600), giving the protein MRFSRADLPPWLTLFIATAALSLPRVTEAIRHQGLRTQAAGAHSFAEARDTSSGCVTRGREYRSYLLSAFHDISDFSGCQKVCNQHPQCEWFTYLTDTKRCILHSQKGAERVENVNAVAGPKRCPICVIDGYDFKGEPSLVDRGQPGVNTLSACEAACQAEQSCHYFLFDKGRHCYFKVRDNALLALHPDQNYAAGPKTCAAHWCIMPNTDYPKNDIGKEVSTPTAAECQKKCLNDERCEYFSWDSGSSMCHHKAGSQVPNSKVRKDGVFSGPKHCGLPTTVVAEQTKYTGDEVATHPRSEVGTFAACQLSCWENNKCAFFHFNNEGCTLSGLGLCRRLTRRREEGASHLSETRACC; this is encoded by the coding sequence ATGCGTTTTTCCAGGGCGGACCTGCCTCCGTGGCTCACTCTTTTTATTGCCACTGCAGCGCTGAGTCTGCCCAGAGTTACGGAGGCGATTCGGCACCAAGGGCTGCGGACACAAGCGGCCGGTGCCCATTCCTTCGCCGAAGCTCGGGATACATCCTCCGGTTGTGTTACCAGAGGCAGGGAATACCGTAGCTACTTGTTGAGCGCGTTCCATGACATCAGTGACTTCAGCGGTTGCCAAAAGGTGTGCAACCAGCATCCGCAGTGCGAATGGTTCACTTACTTGACCGACACCAAACGATGCATTCTCCACTCACAGAAAGGGGCGGAACGCGTGGAGAACGTGAACGCTGTGGCTGGTCCGAAGCGTTGCCCTATCTGTGTCATCGATGGGTATGATTTCAAGGGAGAGCCAAGCCTTGTGGACCGAGGGCAGCCTGGCGTGAACACCCtcagcgcgtgcgaggcggcCTGCCAGGCCGAGCAGTCTTGTCACTACTTTCTTTTTGATAAAGGCAGGCATTGCTATTTCAAGGTTAGAGATAatgcgctgctcgcgctccATCCTGATCAGAACTACGCAGCCGGTCCTAAAACGTGCGCGGCCCACTGGTGCATCATGCCTAACACTGACTACCCCAAGAACGATATTGGAAAGGAGGTGTCGACGCCAACGGCGGCAGAGTGTCAAAAGAAATGCCTCAACGACGAGCGGTGCGAGTACTTCTCGTGGGATTCCGGCTCCAGCATGTGTCATCACAAAGCAGGGTCTCAGGTTCCAAACAGCAAGGTTAGGAAGGATGGTGTATTCTCGGGGCCGAAACATTGTGGGTTGCCGACGACTGTGGTCGCGGAGCAGACGAAGTACACAGGAGATGAGGTCGCTACGCATCCACGGTCGGAAGTGGGCACCTTTGCTGCGTGTCAACTGAGTTGTTGGGAAAACAACAAATGCGCCTTTTTCCATTTCAACAACGAGGGGTGTACCCTGTCAGGCTTGGGGCTGTGCCGCAGACTGACTCGTCGTCGAGAGGAGGGAGCGTCACACCTGAGTGAGACGCGTGCATGTTGTTGA
- a CDS encoding rhomboid protease ROM1 (encoded by transcript BESB_064570): MSRVRTLADLRREDEADENTPLFNAEAGSRGSDSTSSGGSEPRSMPIRFLELLFPHFHLKSAVLLISILDWVLYIVTVCLDTELPLIPAPKVLVDFGANYPPMIKQGQVWRLLLPVFLHANFFHVFFNVFFQLRMGFTIERRYGLLKFLVLYFVAAIYGNLLSATAFFCNSLKVGASTAGFGLIGVQICEMALTWHRMRHRDRMLMNMASFVLLMLLLMFTLNGGSIDQMGHLGGLLCGFSIGVLYNRDLNDKPHWYPWATGAAIATLIALPATCFPVLYAVNRHCHI; the protein is encoded by the exons ATGTCGCGCGTGCGGACGCTAGCAGACCTGCgtcgcgaagacgaggcggacgagAATACGCCTCTCTTCAACG CGGAGGCAGGAAGTCGCGGCTCGGACTCGACGAGCAGCGGGGGTTCGGAGCCCCGCTCCATGCCCATCCGATTCCTCGAGCTCCTTTTTCCTCACTTCCACCTCAAGAGCGCCGTCCTGCTCATCAGCATCCTGGACTGGGTCCTCTACATCGTCACCGTCTGCCTCGATACCGAGTTGCCACTCATTCCCGCGC CCAAGGTGCTGGTGGATTTCGGGGCAAATTACCCGCCTATGATCAAGCAGGGGCAGGTGTGGCGTCTCCTGCTTCCGGTGTTTCTCCACGCGAACTTCTTCCATGTGTTCTTCAACGTCTTCTTTCAATTGCGTATGGGCTTCACCATCGAGCGACGCTACGGCTTGCTCAAGTTCCTGGTGCTCTACTTCGTCGCGGCGATCTACGGAAATCTCCTCTCAGCCACTGCTTTCTTTTGCAACTCGCTCAAAGTCGGCGCGAGCACGGCAG GCTTCGGTTTGATTGGAGTGCAGATTTGCGAGATGGCGTTGACGTGGCACCGCATGCGTCATCGCGACCGCATGTTGATGAACATGGCGTCTTTCGTTCTTCTCATGTTGCTCCTCATGTTCACGCTCAACGGAGGCAGCATCGACCAGATGGGTCATCTCGGCGGTTTGCTGTGCG gtTTCTCTATCGGCGTCCTGTATAACAGGGACCTGAACGACAAGCCGCACTGGTACCCCTGGGCAACCGGAGCAGCGATTGCGACTTTGATTGCTTTGCCAGCCACGTGCTTCCCGGTTCTGTACGCTGTAAACCGGCACTGCCACATCTGA
- a CDS encoding microneme protein MIC17A (encoded by transcript BESB_064590), protein MRFSRADLPPWLTLFIATAALSLPRVTEAIRHQGLRTQAAGAHSFVETQLTSAGCVSRGREYGSYLLSEFQRIRDFSGCQKVCNQHPQCVWFTYLTDTKRCILHSQKPRDGVENVNAVAGPKRCPICVIDGYDFQGEPNLSEGGQRGMNTLSACEAGCQAEKSCHYFLFDTKKKLCHFKVRENALLALHPAYYAAGPKKCAADWCIMPNTDYPKNDIGTAEKTGTAADCQKLCRNDERCEYFSWDSVNKFCYKKAGSQVANSKIRKNGIFSGPKHCGLPTTVIAERTKYTGDEVATHRRWEVGNFVACQLSCWENNKCAFFHFNNEGCTLSGSAAVPQTDSSSRGGSVTPE, encoded by the coding sequence ATGCGTTTTTCCAGGGCGGACCTGCCTCCGTGGCTCACTCTTTTTATTGCCACTGCAGCGCTGAGTCTGCCCAGAGTTACGGAGGCGATTCGGCACCAAGGGCTGCGGACACAAGCGGCCGGTGCCCATTCCTTTGTCGAAACTCAGCTAACGTCTGCCGGCTGTGTTTCCAGAGGCAGGGAGTACGGTAGCTACTTGTTGAGCGAGTTCCAACGCATCAGAGACTTCAGCGGTTGCCAAAAGGTGTGCAACCAGCATCCGCAGTGCGTGTGGTTCACTTACTTGACCGACACCAAACGATGCATCCTCCACTCACAGAAACCGCGGGACGGCGTGGAGAACGTGAACGCTGTGGCTGGTCCGAAGCGTTGCCCTATCTGTGTCATTGATGGGTATGATTTCCAAGGGGAGCCAAACCTTTCGGAGGGAGGGCAGCGTGGCATGAACACCCTCAGCGCGTGCGAAGCGGGCTGCCAGGCCGAGAAGTCTTGTCACTACTTCCTTTTCGATACAAAGAAGAAGTTGTGCCATTTCAAAGTTAGAGAGAATGCTCTGCTCGCGCTCCATCCTGCGTACTACGCAGCCGGTCCTAAAAAGTGTGCGGCCGACTGGTGCATCATGCCTAACACCGACTATCCCAAGAACGATATTGgaacggcggagaagactGGAACGGCGGCAGATTGTCAAAAGTTATGCCGAAACGACGAGCGGTGCGAGTACTTCTCGTGGGATTCCGTCAACAAGTTTTGTTATAAAAAAGCAGGTTCTCAGGTAGCAAACAGCAAGATTAGGAAGAATGGTATATTCTCGGGGCCCAAACATTGTGGGTTGCCGACGACCGTGATCGCGGAGCGGACGAAGTACACAGGAGATGAGGTCGCTACGCATCGGCGGTGGGAAGTGGGCAACTTTGTTGCGTGTCAACTGAGTTGTTGGGAAAACAACAAATGCGCCTTTTTCCATTTCAACAACGAGGGGTGCACCCTGTCAGGCTCGGCGGCTGTGCCGCAGACTGACTCGTCGTCGAGAGGAGGGAGCGTCACACCTGAGTGA